The Panicum hallii strain FIL2 chromosome 5, PHallii_v3.1, whole genome shotgun sequence genome contains the following window.
ATGTGTTGTGTTATCTTACTCgatatccttgcatctgaaatgagttgattgaatggagcatatgttACATATCCTTTCGGGtaactgtatatcatctgaaattcggagtaaggatatgactgataatggatatctcctttgtttcagatggttggagctacccgCGGAACTCTAAAAGGTTTTCGGCCCGATCAAGCTAGCGGTtttcaacaaccgccaccagccccaccaaatctggctgaggttatggcccgacaaacagaactcctcaatcagcttgtgcaagctcaaatgggccattaTCATCACCAAccccgaggccgtgatgaaccttcatcggccagttatcaggattttCTCAGCACGTAGCCTCTGTTGTTCCACAAGGCAGATGAGCCTCTTGACAcggatgcttggctccgcaccattgagtccaagtttgcattattGTCTGCCCCGTGTTCAGATGAAAATAAAGTGCTTTTCGCCGCACAACAACTCCGAGGCACtgctcgcctatggtgggatccctatcatgccatgcagcctgccggtcatgttgtcacttgggatgagtttcggattGCTTTTCGAGCGCATCACATTCCGGAGGgcctcattgagcgaaagctcaatgaatttctaaatctGACCCAAGGGACCCGCACCGTTATGCAGTACGCACAAgccttcaatcacttgtgccaatatgcaggtgTTCATGCAAACACTGATGACTGCAAACGTGATCGCTTTCACCGAGGCCTGagtaccaaacttaaagaacgactgagtTTGGTGAAGGCCGATAATTTTAATGAACCGGTCAATATGACCATCattcaagaagactgcattgtagcccaccgagcagaaaagaaaaggaagacacctacAGGTCCTTCAGCTCCACAAcagccaaggtatcggttgatcTAGACTGCTGCTACCCGTGCACCACCGCGAAGTAATCCACCTGGCAggtgggtagccagaccaccccagcaagcacgattcaaccgactGCCGGcccctcaacctcagcagcaacaaccacaaggtccgcggccgagcttttcgccagtcaaccaaggaaacaacaactaccgttgtttcaattgcggaagcccgtcccacttcatcaaggattgtcctCAACCCAGAAAATCTtttcaagggcaaacatccaacccagttaataagggtaagggcaagaagcaagtggtccaagtcccccaaggaagggtgaacctcaccactctctccgaactcccagAGGGTGTGcctataatgacgggtactttttctatcaaccatcaacctgtgattgttctttttgattctggcaccacccatagttttatcattTCAAAATGTGGAACTAAAATGGGCTTGGAACCTTACCCTACCAATGGGatatatatgatagcaactcctggtggtaaaatttCCGCAAACCAAGTCTGTAGGAGTGTGCCTATTCAGATGGGTAGGaatctgatgaggacagatttactattattggacctagaCGGAATGGATACTCCcctaggtatgaattggatgacccatcACCACGTGTCCTTGGACATCTCTTCCCAGATTGTGGAGATAAATTCCCCTGAACATGAGCCTACTATTCtgtatcttccacaacgggagtacaccaattcttgtacctatgctgcaacaggggtcaagttaaaggatatccctatcgtctgtgaatacCTAGATGTCTTCCTAgacgatttacctggaatgcccccggaccgagatattgagtttatcatagaactccagcccgatacagcccctatctctaaaagaccctatcgtatgccacctaatgagttggctgagttaaaaatccaactccaagaccttcaaaataaaggtttcattcgtccaagtgcatcaccatggggttgtccagcattatttgtgaagaagaaagacaatagcctaaggctatgtgtagattatcgtcctctcaatgcggtaactatcaaaaacaaatatcccctaccccgcattgatattctctttgatcagctagccggagctaaagtattctccaaaattgatcttcgtcccggctatcaccaaattaagatccggccaagtgacattccaaaaacagccttctccactcgatatggtctatatgaatacctagtcatatcatttggtcttaccaatgccccagcatatttcatgtatcttatgaattctattttcatgcaagaactcgacaaatttgtcgtggtctttattgatgacatcttgatctactccaaaaactcagaagatcatgcaaaacatcttcatgtcatccttcagcgattaagggATCACtgcttgtatgccaaattctctaaatgtcaattttggctagatacggTGAAATTTCTGGGTCATACCATTTCCGATGACgatatatccgttgatcccagtaaagtacaagaagtgatggattagAAACCTCCAACGTCAGTTCATCAGAtccatagttttcttggtctagctggctattatcgtcgtttcgtTCCTGACTTTTCccgaatagccaaacctatgatcgaactactaaagaaaggtgttaaattctcttgggatcaaaaatgtgaagatgcattccacactctcagaaACCATCTTACCACTACTctagtcttagctcaaccagatgtgtcgaaaccttttgacatttattgtgatgcttcaggaactgggcttggttgtgtgcttatgcaggacaaccgagtaattacTTATGCATCATGAGCACTTGGGgtacatgaacagaactaccccacaCACGATCTTGAGCTCCCAGCTGTTATttatgccctaaagatctggagacatcatctgatgggtacaaagtgtcatatatacaccgatcacaagagcctcaagtacatctttacacaagcagatttgaatatgaggcaaagacgctggttagaacttatcaaagattatgatctagaggtacattatcatccaggcaaggccaatgtctttgcagatgcactcagtcgcaaggcgcattgctcttgcttgtcagtagaagCCTTCAATGAGacactttgttgggaaatgagaaaactcaatcttgagatcattcatCAAGGCAGTTtaaatcatctctcaattgaagctacactttgggatggcattgttctagctcaacagcgcaataaaggtgTCAGAATTATTAAatagaagataacacaaggagaagggaagtataaatgcttccgagtagatccagaaggagttttatggttcaacgaatgtatcgttgtacctaaagaccataaactccgtaaacaaatattggacgaggcccactgatctaaattctctatgcaccctggcagtacgaagatgtaccaagatttgaaacaaaacttctggtggactcgtatgaaatgagaaattgccaaatatgtctcagaatgtgatatctaccaaagagtcaaagccagtcatttgaaatctgctggtattcttcaacctctacctattccctcctggaaatgggaagatattagtatggactttattgttggcttacccaatacttttctaaggcatgactccatttggttaatcgttgatcgattaaccaagactacATATTTTCTTTCCATGCATACTAcctataatgccaaaaagtatgccgagatctacttggatcaaattgttcgtcttctggagtacctaagacgatcatttctgatcgtggagcatagtttattgctcggttctgggagcaacttcaacatgctcttggaactaagttaattcgaagctccgcgtatcatcctcaaatAGATGGACAAACcaaaagagtaaatcagattttggaagatatgcttagagcttgcgtccttcaatatgacaagaattgggacaagtGCTTGTCGCTGGCGGAATTTTCTTACAAAAACAGCTATCAAAGATGGCCctgtttgaagcattgtacggttgccgatgccgaactcccttgagttggtcacaaaccggcgagcgtaagatctttggaccagaccttgtcactgaagcagaagaaaaagtgaagatTATACAGACGAAActgaaggcagcccaatctcgacagaaaagttaCGCAGATATACAAAGAAGACCATTatagtttcaagtcggagacttcgtctatcttcgagtatctcctacctcaggtgttcaaaggttcggcgtaaaagggaaacttgcgcCTCGATACATCGAtcctttgaaattctcgaaatctgtggacccgtagcttaccgtcttcagcttcctcctcaactagcagctaTCCATGACATCTTACATGTATCTCAACtaaggaagtgtgtcaaagttcctaccaaaatcatcgatcctcaagctattgaaatcgaatctgatctaacctcagggtgcgtttggttcggctgtgagctgtgaaaaagctgctgtgaaaaagctgctgtgaaaaagctgctgtgaaaaagctgaacgCCGTTTGGTTCAATCTGCTATGAAACTGTGAATTGCTGTAAAATGTCCGTAATGCCCCTGAGATCCTGATATGCTGTATATATGTAAAAAGAGCGTAATGATGTAAACTTTGCATTGGCGACATGTTTTTCACGAATTTATAttacatatataaataaatGGATTGTTAATTTCAAAAGAGTTCTGAGCTACATAGCAATCTCATATTCCCCTTGCATTTTCTATTGAAGCAGCTATCCTATCACGAATTGTGTTCATAGTAACTTCATTCTCTCCCTCTATCTCACAACCATCATCTTGAGTTTGTTCCTCAACATTTGATGCTCGTGGCATATACTCCTCATCTGCGTCACACCTCTCAAACTCCTTATCAGGCAACTGActatcacgaatgaaattgtgtAGCGCAAAACACGCTATAATGATCTCTTTCTGCCGATCAGCTGAGAAACTCGGCATAGCTTTCAATATGCGCCATTTTTGCTTGAGAACTCCAAATGCTCGCTCAATGACATTGCGGAGAGAGGAGTGCAAAAAGTTGAATAACTCATGCTTTCCTTGCGGTGGACGTCCACGACGATGACGAAATTCTGGTATATGGTACGTAGTCCCCTTAAAAGGTGCAAGGTATCCAGTTCGATTTGGATAACCAGAGTCAACAAGATAGTATTTAtctgaaaataaaaaataagttAGCATTGTACAAAATGATGATGAAAGTGTATAAGGGACAATTTACCTTTAGGAGGTACAGGAAATGAAGGAAAGTTTGCCAATGCATGGTTAAGGATCCGTGTATCATGGGCGGAACCCGCCCATCCAGCAACCACAAATGTGAACCTCATATCAAAGTCGCATATGGCAAGTACATTTTGTGATGTATATCCATGACGACAAGTGTAGTTAATTACCTCATCAACCGAAACAATAACCGGAATATGTGATCCATCTATTGCACCAATAGCACCCTTGAAATGAGGCCAGAAACGAGGTTCTTTTAACTTCTCATGTTCATTGCTAAATGTTGGATCCTTCGGTGCGATGTTGTGTTTTGCTAGTTTAAGTAAACACTTCAATACGTCCTTAAATTTCATATGAACTCTCCATGTTGATCGGACAAAACGGCTTTCAGCTTGGGAAAATGACTGAGGCCCTCCAACAATCCATAAGAACATTGCTAATGATTCCATTGATGTAACATTTCTAGAGGATTTCAAACCATATGAAGACACCAATAAATCATGAAGAGTCATAAAAACCTCTGTACTCATCCAAAACATCTTATAAAAGTATCTTGGACGGTTGAAACACTTCATGACCCAATCATAACCAGATTCCGAATCTTCCATTGCTCTATATTCAGCTTTATTAGCATACCGGTCATTGTAAAGATCAGCCAGATTTCCAAGAATCGCAGCATGTTGAGATAACTCATTTAGTGAAAGAAGAGACTGCTGCCCTTTTCTAGCCAGCTCTTCCATATTCGCATCCATCTACATAAAGAAAGTAAATTGTTCAAAAAATGCAAGAAAAAATTATTAAGCATACACGGGAAAAAATAGTTCCACCATACACCACAAATCTGGTTCCAACATACATAACAGAACTGGTTCGAAGTTAAAAAACAACACTGGTTCCAACATACAAGACAATTGTTCGAACATACGAGAACGTAAGCAAATAAAAGGTTCAAACACAAGAGAAATAGATCTATGTGCCCTTCCTTAACTCGTGCTCCCTCTCAATCAAATCAAGCCTTCCTTCGTTTGTTTCAAGCGCACCCAAAAACTCTCTAAACTCAGGCTTCATGAGGCATAAGTGAACAGTGTGCATCAAAGCAGTTTTTTCCTGAATCCCACAATCCTTCACCATTCTCATGCATTCTGCAATAGTTGGAACACGGCTGGATTGCGGAGGAGCCGATGATGCTTCAAGACTTGACCCAATTTTTTCAGCTGCACTTTCAATCCTCATGCATGTGTTCTTGTACATCCGGAAAAATGGactcttctcctccttctcttCAATCTGACTAGACAATTGTTTGCGCTTCTTTCCTGCTGGTTTTGGTTTCTCAATGGGAGTAATCTCCACTGGTTCCTCATCACTCGAGTCACTTGAAGGAATATCTCCTGGACATGATGCGGAAGCACCGGTGACATGCACCTTCTCAAACAGCAGATGTAAATCATCAAGGTACTTCGGCCCCCTCTTTCGAAACTTGACATGGGCACACTTGATACCTCTTTCTGGGTTGTTGCATCGCTGCAAAATAAATTTAGCAAGGTTAGAAACGACATATAACAAAGGCAAATAGAATTCCATTCAAAAAACATAACGTAACTCACCGCAAGATGTTCATCCCACCACGTGCTAGAGCACTCAACAGTTTGATTCGCATCATCCCATCCAAGCCCAGTGGCAGCATTTTTCAGTTCCATGAACACGGTGTAATCTTTTTTCATGTTGTCCAATTTGTTCTTCAATTGTGACCTCACTAGTTTCAACCCGGCTCTTGCAAGAAGTTTATCCTCAAGGTTCTTCCAACCAGTTCTAGTGAAACAACCATTTGGTCTATTCCCAAGAGTAAGCTCCTCCTTGCAGATATCAATGAAGTGCTTCAAAGTGGCATTATCCCACACCGCCTTTTCACCCATCACCAATGTGAGGATCGAAATCAACTATTTTTTCATTCACAAGCAATCGATGTATTAATCCAAATGTATTTAAAAAGCAATGAATTATCACCCAAAAAAGGAAGCAAAACCAGAAACGGATATGCATACAAATTCATCGTTTCCCTTGAGATCAAATTCAGCATATAGTAAACAGAAAGCAATGAATTGTTACTGCTACATGTCTGTTGCACAGCTCATCGGACCTAATGTAACTCTCCAAACGATCTATCAGTACCTACTTTAATTGCTATAAGAAGCTCTTATGACTAATCCACTGGGAGAGGATATCTGACTGTTGCTACTTTTCAAATACTAATAAAGAATGGTCGTGGTATCATGGATGTGCTAGCCCCACTGAAGCACAGAGTTTATAGGTAATGTGGTAGGGCTGGTACTGAAGCATATAAAATAATTGTAGCATGCCTATCTTAATGTTGAGCGCTCTTGTACTTTAGCTAATCACTTTTACCATATAGATTGTACTAATCAGACGTAGGAATATTTTCTTTTTACTTATAACACCACCCTGTCTCAGTTAACTTGTTGGACCTGACTCCACATGGCATTGACTAGCCATATCGTATAGATGAAAAGTGTCCCTCAACTGTGGCAAGTTCAAACTAGTGTTGGCTCATTTTTTGATTCAATAACCTTCATAGCTAGGCATTCTATGTTCTGAACTAATCATGCTAGTATTGGAAAATTCCACAGTTTTGTTTTGTTGCTATTTTATTAGTTTTTCCATATGACTGCTCTAATTACTACCCTCTCTTTGCATTATCTTGTAACAGTATAAGTGACCAAATGAAAGACAGTATAGAAAACATGGGAGAAATTTAGCCACCTGAAATCTCACATCAAAGCAACTACTAAGGAATGGAATGAAAGAACAATCAGCATCTTGCCCATAAGCAGAAAGGGCAAAGTAGAAATCATGCAAGCATTGGAGAGAAGGATGGATAAGCTAAAAGAGGTAATAAACAGATAAAGACCCTAAAGGTACAACAAAGAACAATACCTTTCGTTATGCTAATGTTTGGAATTATATCTACAAGGTACCCAAGCTCAATATACACAATCGGCATATCAAGCATATTTACCTAAAACCAAAATGGTGCACAGGGGGGAATGGAGAGAGAGCAAGCGCTAATTACGTTTGCGGATGCGGGCGCCggagggcgggggcgcgggcggtcgggggccgggggcgcgggggcgcggccgctcGGGGGTCGGgcgccgggggcgcgggcggcgcgggcgtcgggcggcgcgggcggcggggggccgggggcgcgggatccggccgggggcgcgggggcgcgggcggcgcgggcgtcgggcggcgcgggcggcggggggccgggggcgcgggatccggccgggggcgcgggggcgcgggcggcgcgggcgtcgggcggcggggggccgggggcgcgggagccggccgggggcgcgggggcgcggccgccgggggcacgggcgccggcgccggggggtcgggggcgcggccgccgtgGAGAACCCTAGCGCGATGGTGCGGGATGGGGAGAAGCGAGAGGAGAACGAAGGAAAAGAATGAACCGGTACCTGTGTAAACGATGGCAGGCGGGTAATTTCTTCAATCTTGCCGCTGCCAACGCCGCGAACGTGCCCCCGACCGGCTGTGGCTACACACGTTATCGGAAGCTGCTGCGTTTGGAAACGTAGCGGTGCGTTTGCACCCGTTTGGTTCGGATTGTGCGTTCAAAACGCAAACGCAGGTCCCAAACGCCCAACCAAACGCAGCCTGAACATCCGATCAGAGtgctagataccaaggaaagaagcactaggagaGAAACTACCAGAATATACAAAGTCCAATAGaatcatcacacagaagaagaagcaacatgggaaactgaatcttatcttcagcataattttccagacttctttcaagccaacctccgaacttAATCTTtctatcctgt
Protein-coding sequences here:
- the LOC112892636 gene encoding L10-interacting MYB domain-containing protein-like produces the protein MGEKAVWDNATLKHFIDICKEELTLGNRPNGCFTRTGWKNLEDKLLARAGLKLVRSQLKNKLDNMKKDYTVFMELKNAATGLGWDDANQTVECSSTWWDEHLARCNNPERGIKCAHVKFRKRGPKYLDDLHLLFEKVHVTGASASCPGDIPSSDSSDEEPVEITPIEKPKPAGKKRKQLSSQIEEKEEKSPFFRMYKNTCMRIESAAEKIGSSLEASSAPPQSSRVPTIAECMRMMDANMEELARKGQQSLLSLNELSQHAAILGNLADLYNDRQLPDKEFERCDADEEYMPRASNVEEQTQDDGCEIEGENEVTMNTIRDRIAASIENARGI